In uncultured Ilyobacter sp., a genomic segment contains:
- a CDS encoding Wzz/FepE/Etk N-terminal domain-containing protein, which translates to MFKKSKYEEDINTHWMEEDDEIELMDLLFILIRRWKMITAIAVPVLIIGLTYAVLKPAMYKAETTLMVSSGQIYSVEKLDNSEISKNQMLVSSYTEVARSKSIMKNVIKRLGLEEEPEEIAELVKVTPIEETEFIKISYTDRNARKATLMVNEVSKEFMLKIRDLMNFENLKIVEKAEIPTKPESRKRVLIVAISGVLGIMLGVFGAFLVEFLYSNVKKPEDLQNIMGCKIIANVPDFEKIEAEVKK; encoded by the coding sequence ATGTTTAAAAAATCAAAATACGAGGAAGATATAAATACACACTGGATGGAAGAAGATGATGAAATAGAGTTAATGGATCTGCTTTTTATTCTTATCAGAAGGTGGAAAATGATAACTGCAATCGCTGTACCTGTGTTGATAATAGGTCTGACATATGCTGTACTAAAACCGGCTATGTACAAGGCCGAGACTACACTTATGGTATCTAGTGGACAGATATACTCTGTGGAAAAGCTAGATAACTCTGAAATATCAAAAAACCAAATGCTGGTGTCTTCATATACCGAGGTGGCCAGAAGTAAGAGTATCATGAAAAATGTCATCAAAAGGCTAGGACTTGAAGAAGAACCTGAGGAGATAGCAGAACTTGTGAAGGTTACTCCTATAGAGGAAACAGAGTTTATAAAGATAAGTTATACTGACAGAAATGCCAGAAAAGCCACTCTCATGGTAAATGAAGTGTCAAAAGAGTTTATGCTAAAAATAAGAGACCTTATGAATTTTGAAAACTTGAAAATAGTGGAAAAGGCGGAAATACCAACTAAACCTGAATCAAGAAAGAGAGTGCTTATAGTTGCCATATCTGGAGTCTTGGGAATTATGCTAGGTGTCTTTGGGGCATTTCTGGTGGAATTTTTATACAGCAATGTGAAAAAGCCAGAGGATCTCCAAAATATAATGGGTTGCAAAATTATTGCCAATGTCCCTGACTTTGAAAAAATAGAAGCAGAGGTGAAAAAATAA
- a CDS encoding CpsD/CapB family tyrosine-protein kinase: MTERKLFFNLDGQGPIAESLRVLRTNIQFIDEKEKRTVVVTSSIPKEGKSFIAANYAMSEAIVGKKVLLIDCDLRRPRAHSSFGIDDHHGLGEVLLGEKSVEDAIVREVEENLDLLPTKHLEHNVTEVLQSKKMKSLLKELQESYDLVVIDTAPLMVATDAAILSRVSDGVIFVNGYDMVSKKELLYAKEMLSSAKANIYGMVVNKIDHSGYGYGYKSHGYYNYNYKYYQDYIKEDK, from the coding sequence ATGACAGAAAGAAAACTGTTTTTTAATCTAGATGGTCAAGGCCCAATAGCTGAATCTCTAAGGGTACTAAGGACAAACATCCAATTTATAGATGAAAAAGAGAAAAGAACCGTAGTGGTTACAAGTTCTATCCCAAAAGAAGGGAAGAGTTTTATCGCAGCAAACTATGCCATGAGTGAGGCTATAGTTGGTAAAAAAGTACTTCTTATAGATTGTGACCTAAGAAGACCTAGGGCCCATTCTAGCTTTGGAATAGATGATCACCACGGTCTAGGAGAGGTACTTCTAGGGGAAAAAAGTGTGGAAGATGCTATCGTGAGAGAGGTGGAAGAAAATCTAGACCTACTTCCTACTAAGCATTTGGAGCACAATGTAACTGAAGTACTTCAAAGTAAGAAGATGAAGAGCCTGTTAAAGGAACTTCAGGAAAGCTATGACCTTGTAGTGATAGATACGGCACCACTAATGGTAGCAACAGATGCCGCCATATTGTCCAGGGTATCAGACGGGGTTATATTCGTAAATGGATATGATATGGTCTCAAAGAAGGAACTTCTATATGCCAAGGAGATGCTCTCTAGTGCCAAGGCCAATATATACGGAATGGTGGTAAATAAAATAGACCACAGTGGTTATGGATATGGATACAAAAGTCACGGATACTACAATTACAACTATAAATATTATCAGGACTATATAAAGGAAGATAAGTAA
- a CDS encoding CpsB/CapC family capsule biosynthesis tyrosine phosphatase gives MIDLHCHIVPEIDDGSQSIEESLEMARSAYKMGYREIICTSHYGFGRYENENYKEKFHELSKALEKEKIPIKIYWGNELYLDLEGLEAAAKGRVNTLGNSSYMLVEAVYGMTAQSLIGGIEKIIELGYKPVLAHVERYYFLTLKDVRELEKLGVVFQVNLSSFSNALKKRTRVLLKNNLIHIVASDSHGTKRRTYENASSGLRELERIVKKEKIELLTRINPKRILEDCQIEGGGNEEEQDINSSFFSSFFSKFFRR, from the coding sequence ATGATAGACCTCCACTGCCATATAGTCCCCGAAATAGATGACGGATCCCAGAGTATAGAGGAATCCCTGGAGATGGCAAGATCAGCCTATAAAATGGGATATCGAGAGATAATCTGCACATCTCACTATGGATTTGGGAGATATGAAAACGAAAATTATAAAGAAAAATTTCATGAGCTGTCAAAAGCCCTGGAAAAAGAAAAGATCCCAATAAAAATCTACTGGGGAAATGAACTTTATCTAGACTTAGAAGGACTCGAGGCAGCAGCAAAGGGCAGGGTAAACACCCTGGGGAATAGCAGTTATATGCTGGTAGAGGCTGTCTATGGGATGACTGCTCAGTCCCTTATAGGGGGAATAGAAAAAATTATAGAGCTGGGGTACAAACCTGTGCTAGCCCATGTAGAAAGGTACTATTTTCTCACACTAAAGGATGTGAGAGAGTTAGAAAAGCTAGGAGTGGTCTTTCAGGTAAACTTGAGTTCTTTTTCTAACGCCTTAAAAAAAAGAACGAGGGTTCTTTTGAAAAACAACCTTATTCATATAGTGGCATCTGATTCCCACGGAACCAAGAGAAGAACCTATGAAAATGCATCATCAGGACTGAGGGAACTAGAAAGAATAGTAAAAAAAGAGAAGATAGAGCTTCTGACTAGGATAAATCCCAAGAGGATTCTAGAAGACTGTCAGATAGAAGGGGGAGGAAATGAAGAGGAACAAGATATTAACAGCAGCTTTTTTAGCAGTTTCTTTAGTAAGTTTTTCAGAAGATAA
- a CDS encoding TolC family protein, giving the protein MKRNKILTAAFLAVSLVSFSEDKMDLNAVLQEIEKNNPEIRIQNLETKVTDLGVKKSLKSMLPQITLSVNEELVEDSSTEKNEWDIDGVGPQKIKAYIPLYTGGRLTGYYNKAKLSHEIATKDVSLVRHEIEEKAIETYFQVLNLRKQKEIAEMVLDTLNKQRDRLEKLFNNGMLVPKSEVLKVKSDIISNEAVKMRRVEEQRSAEEELFLLLGRSLDSEIELEEFSPDAIDLSLFDPDRDLGIAMEGGSYAAKENLVAEESEADLKIAKAALLPTIYLNSEYRIDKDDDEYSDYQVTAVASWKIFGWGSTWDDVRQKEAQLEQAEILRDRNLEEIKLNIRNKYRDIKTLYAEVDSQKTKLDLEKENMRIDNLRYVNGMVSSLDYLDSVNRLKSAEEEYYSLQRELVLAVREYENLLK; this is encoded by the coding sequence ATGAAGAGGAACAAGATATTAACAGCAGCTTTTTTAGCAGTTTCTTTAGTAAGTTTTTCAGAAGATAAGATGGATTTAAATGCAGTATTGCAAGAGATTGAGAAAAACAACCCTGAGATAAGAATACAAAATCTAGAAACTAAGGTCACAGACCTGGGAGTGAAAAAAAGCCTAAAGAGTATGCTTCCTCAGATAACCCTTTCAGTAAATGAGGAATTGGTAGAAGATTCTTCCACTGAGAAAAATGAGTGGGATATAGATGGTGTGGGTCCTCAAAAGATAAAGGCCTATATACCGCTATACACTGGTGGGAGGCTGACAGGATATTATAACAAGGCAAAACTTTCCCACGAGATAGCCACAAAAGATGTGAGTCTAGTGAGACATGAGATAGAAGAAAAGGCCATAGAGACGTATTTTCAGGTGTTAAATCTACGAAAACAAAAAGAGATAGCAGAAATGGTGCTAGATACCCTGAATAAACAGAGAGATAGACTAGAGAAATTATTTAACAACGGGATGCTTGTACCAAAGTCTGAGGTCCTCAAGGTAAAATCAGATATAATCAGCAACGAGGCTGTAAAAATGAGAAGAGTAGAGGAACAAAGGTCTGCAGAAGAGGAGTTGTTCTTACTGCTGGGAAGGTCTCTAGACAGCGAGATAGAGCTAGAGGAGTTTTCCCCAGATGCCATAGACTTGAGTTTATTTGACCCTGACAGGGATCTAGGTATAGCCATGGAAGGTGGAAGTTATGCAGCCAAGGAAAACCTAGTGGCAGAAGAATCTGAGGCAGATCTAAAGATAGCCAAGGCGGCTCTGCTACCAACTATCTATTTAAACTCAGAATACAGGATAGACAAGGATGACGACGAGTATTCTGACTACCAGGTAACTGCAGTGGCAAGCTGGAAAATATTCGGATGGGGAAGTACCTGGGATGATGTGAGGCAAAAAGAAGCCCAATTAGAACAGGCTGAGATTTTACGTGACAGAAACCTTGAAGAGATAAAACTCAATATAAGGAATAAATACAGAGATATAAAGACCCTCTATGCTGAGGTGGACTCACAAAAGACAAAACTTGACCTAGAAAAGGAAAACATGAGGATAGACAACCTAAGATATGTAAATGGAATGGTTAGTTCACTAGATTATCTAGACTCTGTAAACAGGCTAAAGAGTGCCGAAGAGGAGTATTATTCATTGCAGAGAGAGCTAGTCCTAGCAGTACGTGAGTATGAGAACCTGCTTAAATAA
- a CDS encoding HlyD family efflux transporter periplasmic adaptor subunit, whose translation MKKKLIIGAAVFLIVLGGAGFALNGKSDDKKVRLEKIVTGDMEESLVFEGIVEPKETMPLYVEASAVVDKILVDEGSEVSAGDSLLEFSAGSKLELERELQMLDLDMKNVEMQIEDLNSGSTKLELDNKQLEIKSLEEEIKGMNRKLKVVSFEAKTFRQQADVKMDLLKQQGVSSVEANEALSDANRKEMELEDLKTTLELSRQKYELMVLSYERLKRELNLQENNIKGTLKKFALKREDMAEKLAKVGEPLKSPIDGIITGIYIEQGTPIKAGARLMEIAVMGENKIKMEIPVYQAKWIVPGQKATVTTRDSGENISYEGKVESVAKAAKVVKTGNYEDRIIEVEVSLENSKGLKPGYATTVEIAGNSKDQVKLVDSIAVIEENGKNYVYVYEGDTVKKTLVEIGAKTLSKYEVLNLTEGTEIVLNSYQVQDGDKVEVLQD comes from the coding sequence ATGAAGAAAAAATTGATAATAGGAGCAGCTGTCTTTTTGATAGTCCTGGGGGGAGCTGGATTTGCTTTAAATGGCAAGTCTGATGATAAAAAAGTGAGGCTTGAAAAGATAGTCACTGGAGATATGGAAGAGAGTCTTGTATTTGAAGGGATAGTAGAGCCAAAGGAAACTATGCCATTATATGTAGAGGCCTCTGCTGTAGTGGATAAGATCCTTGTAGATGAGGGAAGTGAGGTCTCTGCAGGGGATTCACTGCTAGAATTCAGTGCAGGATCAAAATTGGAACTAGAGAGAGAACTGCAAATGCTAGACCTTGATATGAAAAATGTGGAGATGCAGATAGAAGACCTAAACTCAGGGTCAACTAAGCTAGAACTAGACAACAAGCAGCTAGAGATAAAGAGCCTAGAGGAAGAGATAAAGGGCATGAACAGAAAGCTAAAGGTAGTGTCCTTCGAGGCAAAGACCTTCCGTCAGCAGGCAGATGTAAAGATGGACCTTCTAAAGCAGCAGGGAGTATCCTCAGTAGAGGCAAATGAGGCCTTAAGTGACGCCAACAGGAAAGAGATGGAGCTAGAAGACCTAAAAACTACCCTAGAATTATCAAGACAAAAATATGAGCTCATGGTTTTGAGTTATGAGAGACTTAAGAGAGAACTAAACTTACAGGAAAACAACATAAAGGGGACACTAAAAAAGTTTGCCTTAAAAAGAGAGGACATGGCAGAGAAACTAGCCAAGGTGGGAGAACCTCTGAAATCACCTATAGACGGTATAATAACTGGGATATACATAGAACAGGGAACACCTATAAAGGCAGGGGCCAGGCTGATGGAGATAGCCGTAATGGGTGAGAACAAGATAAAAATGGAGATACCTGTGTACCAGGCCAAATGGATAGTTCCTGGACAAAAGGCCACTGTAACTACAAGGGACTCTGGAGAAAATATCAGCTACGAAGGGAAGGTAGAAAGTGTGGCCAAGGCCGCCAAGGTTGTAAAAACAGGAAACTATGAGGATAGGATTATAGAGGTGGAAGTGTCTCTAGAAAATTCTAAAGGCCTAAAACCAGGCTACGCTACCACAGTAGAGATAGCAGGAAACAGCAAAGATCAGGTAAAATTAGTTGACTCTATAGCCGTCATAGAAGAAAACGGTAAAAACTATGTCTATGTCTATGAGGGAGATACAGTAAAGAAGACTCTTGTAGAGATAGGAGCCAAGACTCTATCTAAGTACGAGGTGCTAAACCTAACTGAAGGAACAGAGATAGTCTTAAACAGCTACCAGGTCCAAGACGGTGACAAGGTAGAAGTCTTACAAGATTAA
- a CDS encoding GxxExxY protein has protein sequence MELNELTQKIIGCAIEVHKNLGPGMLESTYEECLKFELEKKCIKVEQQKELPLIYKGLLIENAYKLDLIIEDKIILELKSVEKIKGVHKAQLLTYLKLSNKELGLLINFNVDLLKDGITRLKNRGK, from the coding sequence ATGGAATTAAATGAGCTGACACAAAAAATTATTGGTTGTGCAATAGAAGTCCATAAAAATTTAGGACCCGGGATGCTTGAAAGTACCTATGAGGAATGTCTGAAATTTGAACTGGAAAAAAAATGTATAAAAGTTGAACAGCAAAAAGAATTGCCGTTAATTTATAAAGGATTGTTAATTGAAAATGCTTATAAGTTAGACCTGATAATTGAGGATAAGATAATATTGGAGTTGAAATCGGTTGAAAAAATTAAAGGTGTGCATAAGGCACAATTATTGACCTATCTTAAATTGTCAAATAAAGAGCTGGGGCTATTAATTAATTTCAACGTGGATCTATTGAAAGATGGAATAACAAGGTTAAAAAATAGGGGGAAATAG
- a CDS encoding FtsX-like permease family protein: MSFWMAWKMIWENKKRSLFSLAGVFMGISSIIMIFSLAEGGKELIKSDLSSLAENRIMIGGENLSVRDGKIIEDIPFVKYAFFPDAKRDIGELILTGYSKKSLLAMGYPSNLKNREILLEEKTSKKLYGDSDPFGKKIELGERKEKYIIKGVYREKNPLESASDKNTGISSLENLEKISGLKRFSKVIVSFYEGEDGEKLAPLIIDRLKNVHGGRGNYVLMENSGKYKKVEKIKRTLNIFLAAIGLVALIMGGLGISNLMAAMVRERTPHIGIMRAMGAGKNFIMTTFLVEAACISVTGGIIGIIVGITGSKVIGKLIEVPPIFMGRHIVMTLVVSGLLGIAFGILPAKKAADMDTVEALRAS; this comes from the coding sequence ATGAGTTTTTGGATGGCTTGGAAGATGATATGGGAGAACAAAAAGCGGAGCCTCTTCTCCCTTGCAGGGGTATTTATGGGGATAAGCTCCATTATAATGATCTTCTCTCTGGCTGAAGGAGGGAAGGAACTAATAAAAAGTGATCTATCTAGCCTGGCTGAAAACAGGATAATGATAGGTGGAGAAAACTTATCTGTAAGAGACGGAAAGATAATAGAAGATATACCCTTTGTGAAATACGCATTCTTCCCAGATGCCAAAAGAGATATAGGGGAACTCATCCTAACTGGATACTCAAAAAAATCCCTCTTAGCTATGGGCTATCCCAGTAACCTAAAAAACAGAGAGATACTTTTAGAGGAAAAGACCTCTAAGAAGCTCTACGGAGACTCTGATCCATTTGGGAAAAAAATAGAGCTAGGTGAGAGAAAAGAAAAATACATCATAAAAGGTGTCTATAGAGAGAAAAATCCCCTGGAATCTGCAAGTGACAAAAATACAGGAATAAGCTCTCTCGAAAATCTAGAGAAAATATCAGGGTTAAAAAGGTTTTCTAAGGTGATTGTATCCTTTTATGAGGGAGAAGACGGAGAAAAACTGGCTCCCTTGATAATAGACAGGCTAAAAAATGTCCACGGCGGAAGGGGAAACTATGTCCTCATGGAAAACTCAGGAAAGTATAAAAAAGTAGAGAAGATAAAAAGAACCTTAAATATATTTCTAGCTGCCATAGGACTAGTGGCCTTAATCATGGGTGGTCTAGGTATAAGCAACCTTATGGCGGCCATGGTCCGTGAAAGGACTCCTCATATAGGGATAATGAGGGCCATGGGTGCGGGGAAAAACTTCATCATGACAACCTTTCTGGTAGAGGCTGCCTGTATATCAGTAACAGGTGGGATCATAGGGATAATAGTCGGGATAACAGGATCTAAGGTCATAGGAAAGCTTATAGAGGTACCTCCGATATTCATGGGAAGGCATATTGTTATGACTCTTGTTGTATCGGGTTTACTTGGGATAGCCTTTGGGATCTTGCCGGCAAAGAAGGCAGCAGATATGGATACTGTGGAGGCTTTGAGAGCTAGCTGA
- a CDS encoding sugar transferase: MENCNLNCKRQITKVVMIALQFVFYYLLSRIFRIENSVVFNGFLVYLILNFTKNMYSFKTTLIWEELKKQLRVHTEYILIMVINDMAFLDVHYVYAHIIMGILFMVFNLGMIKIIRRVFYENLKKNLIIVGTGRKAKRLTEIISENRFTMYNLIGYVTVGDLDVGCEQNLVEKENIICDYRELEKVIDGVKIDEIIVALPKASNDEMHQIMEKIEGKVSKIKFVPELNGVFTFNSKIEDYDGVLLISAANGIMSSWQRFLKRSMDIAGGLVGVSILGVLHLIYGRKVKQDGGPVLFAHSRIGVGLQPFKMQKFRSMYVDAEERLEKMLAEDEKLREEFYTNFKLKNDPRITPVGEFLRKTSLDEFPQFLNVLKGDMSMVGPRPVVQKEVDMYYGSKTGQKVFMVKPGITGMWQANGRSDIEDYDERIALDMYYMRNWSVWLDIVIIIKTIKSVLRKEGAY, encoded by the coding sequence TTGGAGAATTGTAATCTTAACTGCAAAAGGCAGATCACCAAGGTAGTGATGATAGCTTTACAATTTGTGTTTTACTATTTGCTAAGCAGGATCTTTAGGATAGAAAACAGCGTTGTGTTTAACGGATTTCTGGTGTACCTTATACTGAACTTCACCAAGAATATGTATTCCTTTAAGACCACCCTTATATGGGAGGAGCTGAAGAAACAACTTCGTGTACATACAGAATATATACTTATCATGGTAATAAACGATATGGCGTTTCTAGATGTTCATTATGTATACGCTCATATTATCATGGGTATTCTTTTTATGGTCTTTAACTTGGGAATGATAAAGATAATAAGAAGAGTATTCTACGAAAACCTAAAAAAGAACCTCATAATAGTGGGAACAGGAAGAAAGGCCAAAAGGCTAACAGAGATAATAAGTGAGAACAGGTTTACTATGTATAATCTCATAGGGTATGTAACGGTGGGTGACCTAGATGTAGGCTGCGAGCAGAACCTGGTAGAAAAGGAAAATATAATCTGTGACTACAGGGAGCTAGAAAAGGTCATAGACGGTGTAAAGATAGATGAGATAATAGTGGCTCTGCCCAAGGCCTCTAATGATGAGATGCATCAGATAATGGAAAAGATAGAGGGAAAGGTCTCCAAGATAAAGTTCGTACCTGAGCTAAACGGGGTATTTACCTTTAACTCCAAGATAGAGGACTACGACGGGGTCTTACTTATATCAGCAGCCAACGGGATAATGAGCAGCTGGCAGAGGTTTCTGAAGAGGTCTATGGATATAGCAGGGGGACTTGTAGGAGTATCTATACTAGGGGTATTGCACTTGATATACGGTAGAAAAGTAAAGCAGGACGGAGGACCGGTACTGTTTGCTCACTCAAGAATAGGGGTTGGATTGCAGCCTTTCAAGATGCAGAAATTCCGAAGTATGTATGTAGATGCCGAAGAGAGGCTGGAAAAAATGCTCGCAGAAGACGAAAAACTGAGAGAAGAATTCTACACCAACTTTAAGCTGAAAAATGACCCCAGGATAACTCCTGTGGGCGAGTTCTTAAGGAAGACATCACTAGATGAATTTCCCCAGTTTCTCAATGTCCTCAAGGGAGATATGAGTATGGTGGGGCCTAGACCTGTTGTACAAAAAGAGGTGGATATGTACTACGGAAGCAAGACTGGACAAAAGGTGTTTATGGTAAAGCCAGGGATAACAGGAATGTGGCAGGCCAATGGTCGAAGCGATATAGAGGACTATGATGAGAGAATAGCACTGGACATGTACTATATGAGAAACTGGTCTGTATGGCTTGATATAGTTATAATAATAAAAACTATTAAAAGTGTACTAAGGAAAGAAGGGGCTTATTGA
- a CDS encoding PHP domain-containing protein yields the protein MDLIRLELHTHTKYSHDSLLGKYGYLTMLKLKKINVVAITDHNEIEGALNFKKFLEEFGIRVIVGEEIFSTKGEIVGLFLNQRIKPGLTPNETMNEIKNQGGLVYIPHPYDEKRYKTVLCEEEIIKNENLIDIIEIHNGRNIKNEFSKKQFEICKRYNKVPAIGSDAHTILELGRNYNIVGNFDGPNEFIESLKNAEHIIKKCWGISHNITKLDRLIKLLLRGEKNEIYRIIYGKFKRKITGTSKKYRKNL from the coding sequence ATGGACTTAATAAGGTTAGAACTTCATACTCACACAAAATATTCTCACGACAGTCTTCTTGGAAAATATGGTTATTTAACAATGTTAAAACTAAAAAAAATAAATGTAGTAGCAATTACTGATCACAATGAAATAGAAGGTGCACTAAATTTTAAGAAGTTTTTAGAAGAATTTGGCATTAGGGTAATTGTTGGAGAAGAGATTTTTTCGACGAAGGGGGAAATAGTAGGATTATTTTTAAACCAAAGAATAAAACCTGGTCTAACCCCAAATGAGACTATGAATGAAATAAAAAATCAAGGAGGACTAGTTTATATACCCCATCCCTATGATGAAAAAAGATATAAAACAGTTTTGTGTGAAGAAGAAATAATTAAAAATGAAAATTTAATTGATATTATTGAAATACATAATGGCAGAAACATAAAAAACGAATTTTCAAAAAAACAATTTGAGATTTGCAAAAGATATAACAAAGTACCTGCAATTGGTAGTGATGCGCATACAATATTAGAATTAGGAAGAAATTATAATATCGTGGGGAATTTTGATGGCCCAAATGAGTTTATTGAATCATTGAAAAACGCTGAACATATAATCAAGAAATGTTGGGGAATTTCTCACAATATTACAAAGCTAGATAGACTAATAAAATTATTACTAAGAGGTGAAAAAAATGAAATTTATAGAATTATCTATGGAAAATTTAAGAGAAAAATCACTGGAACTAGCAAAAAATATCGAAAAAACTTATAA
- a CDS encoding phosphoribosyltransferase: MKFIELSMENLREKSLELAKNIEKTYKPDLVVFVAKGSYIIGEEISKHFNTPLVEVYATREGNKIKNILSPFIKLVPRDLKNYLRKKEVKSGIHDKNTKRRVYFKKEYKELMLSKNILIVDDSVDTGHTAKQVYEHIKEKYENKKIKFASLNYFKKSEELFKVDYCLHENYIMIGPWSKDSKYYKEFLTRYNLAKKKGVI, encoded by the coding sequence ATGAAATTTATAGAATTATCTATGGAAAATTTAAGAGAAAAATCACTGGAACTAGCAAAAAATATCGAAAAAACTTATAAGCCTGATTTGGTGGTTTTTGTAGCAAAAGGATCATATATTATTGGAGAAGAGATCAGCAAACATTTTAATACACCTTTAGTAGAGGTATATGCTACCAGAGAAGGAAATAAAATTAAAAACATTTTAAGTCCTTTTATAAAATTAGTTCCAAGAGATCTAAAAAATTATCTAAGAAAAAAAGAAGTGAAATCAGGAATTCACGATAAAAATACAAAGAGACGAGTTTACTTTAAAAAAGAATACAAGGAATTAATGTTATCCAAAAATATATTAATAGTAGATGATTCAGTTGACACAGGACATACAGCAAAACAAGTTTACGAACACATAAAGGAAAAATATGAAAACAAAAAAATAAAATTTGCAAGTCTAAATTATTTTAAAAAAAGTGAGGAACTATTTAAAGTAGATTATTGCCTTCATGAAAATTATATTATGATAGGCCCATGGTCGAAAGATTCGAAGTACTATAAAGAATTTTTAACTAGATATAACCTAGCTAAGAAAAAAGGGGTGATTTAA
- a CDS encoding glycosyltransferase: protein MSPKISVIVAAYNVEKYICRCLESLERQSLKEIEILIINDGSIDSTEKISNEFQKKDKRFKVITQQNGGLSAARNTGIEYARAKYIAFLDGDDFVEKSMYQTLYNKMTQDKSDLVICGFYKVWENEEFVQQKKKIHKFNKNLLKGDILQKFLSKHDEPFVVAWNKLYKKDLIIDNNIWFENRAFFEDIGFMARYLYYVSKISIVDDSLINYIQRDGSITRKYNPIIEESLRNTLKLIKEFCKKNKINNKYERHISNLETRLFIYYKNYSMRNRVKENFNLELSLSGIPLKHKLAVIALKLDIYEKAYKFVQVRKCQ, encoded by the coding sequence ATGTCGCCCAAAATTAGTGTTATAGTTGCCGCATATAATGTTGAAAAATATATTTGTAGGTGTTTGGAAAGTTTAGAAAGACAATCTTTAAAAGAAATAGAGATTTTAATAATAAATGATGGTTCTATAGATAGTACTGAAAAAATTTCGAATGAATTTCAAAAGAAAGACAAAAGATTCAAGGTAATAACACAGCAGAACGGTGGTTTAAGTGCAGCTAGAAATACGGGAATAGAATATGCAAGAGCCAAGTATATTGCTTTTTTGGATGGGGATGATTTTGTAGAAAAATCAATGTATCAAACACTCTACAACAAAATGACACAAGACAAGTCAGATCTTGTTATCTGTGGATTTTATAAAGTTTGGGAGAATGAAGAATTTGTTCAGCAGAAAAAGAAAATACATAAGTTTAATAAAAATCTTTTGAAAGGTGATATATTGCAAAAATTTCTATCCAAACATGATGAGCCTTTTGTGGTTGCATGGAATAAATTATATAAAAAAGATTTAATTATAGATAACAATATTTGGTTTGAAAACAGAGCATTTTTTGAAGATATAGGATTTATGGCAAGGTACCTATATTATGTCTCAAAAATAAGTATCGTAGATGATAGTTTAATAAATTATATTCAAAGAGATGGCTCAATCACAAGAAAATATAATCCAATTATCGAAGAATCATTGCGGAACACCTTGAAGCTAATAAAAGAATTCTGTAAAAAAAATAAAATTAATAATAAATATGAAAGGCATATTTCAAATCTAGAAACAAGGTTATTTATATATTATAAAAATTATTCTATGAGAAATAGAGTTAAAGAAAATTTCAACTTAGAACTATCTTTGTCAGGGATACCTTTAAAACATAAGTTGGCTGTAATAGCATTGAAGTTAGATATTTATGAAAAAGCTTACAAGTTTGTTCAGGTGAGGAAATGTCAATAG